The Candidatus Delongbacteria bacterium genome contains a region encoding:
- a CDS encoding AtpZ/AtpI family protein, whose product MAAPDSSGLRVSGELADVGLRFALFLSLMVWGGYKLDLRWGCKPWLTLLGSLLGLAVGMYWLILKLRQVGEKDES is encoded by the coding sequence ATGGCCGCCCCGGACTCATCCGGTCTGCGGGTTTCGGGCGAGCTGGCCGACGTCGGCCTGCGCTTCGCCCTGTTCCTGAGCCTGATGGTCTGGGGCGGGTACAAATTGGATCTGCGCTGGGGCTGCAAACCCTGGCTGACGCTGCTGGGCTCGCTGCTGGGTCTGGCCGTGGGCATGTACTGGCTGATCCTCAAACTGCGCCAGGTGGGGGAGAAGGACGAGTCATGA
- a CDS encoding hemolysin family protein → MEILIQLGGLLATLLASAFFSASEIAFTGLSQAHVLVWKREKRLGAELTARWFQRPDSLLVTLLVGNNLVNSACAAFATLLGLQLGWPEWLTALAATILLTVGGESLPKTLAHGASHRLFPRLALPLRVAHWLLWPLGLPFTLLLRVLPERRSAELLHLRLHLQHMSDDLERQGQLGRHESRMIRRALDLRERRLGELMTPRTDLSALPLEATLREAGERITRHGKSSLPLYRGDLDHIVGYVTARDLFQQPASLKEIRRDPLFVPVSMKARDLLAAFGRGQSRLAVVLDEYGGTAGLLTLEDLLEDVVGAIEDEHDQSLREWVALADGRAFVPGRLRLDSFAERSGIELASENADTLGGWVAEQLGRIPAEGECIQLDPLTIWVVSATPAFLRQLIVQLPSAPTQHDGDEN, encoded by the coding sequence GTGGAGATCCTGATCCAGCTGGGCGGACTGCTGGCCACCCTGCTGGCCTCGGCCTTTTTTTCCGCCTCGGAGATCGCCTTCACGGGTCTGAGCCAGGCCCACGTGCTGGTCTGGAAGCGCGAAAAGCGCCTGGGCGCGGAGTTGACCGCGCGCTGGTTCCAGCGGCCGGACTCCCTGCTGGTGACCCTGCTGGTGGGCAACAATCTGGTCAACAGCGCCTGCGCGGCCTTCGCCACCCTGCTGGGCCTCCAACTGGGCTGGCCGGAGTGGCTGACCGCCCTGGCGGCCACGATCCTGCTCACCGTGGGCGGCGAATCCCTGCCCAAGACGCTGGCCCACGGGGCCTCGCACCGGCTCTTCCCGCGCCTGGCGCTGCCGCTGCGCGTGGCCCATTGGCTGCTCTGGCCGCTGGGCCTGCCCTTCACCCTGCTGTTGAGGGTTCTGCCGGAGCGGCGCAGCGCCGAATTGCTGCACCTGCGCTTGCACCTGCAGCACATGAGCGACGACCTGGAACGCCAGGGGCAGCTGGGCCGCCACGAGAGTCGGATGATCCGCCGGGCCCTGGACCTGCGCGAGCGCCGGCTGGGCGAGCTGATGACCCCGCGCACGGACCTGTCGGCCCTGCCGCTGGAGGCCACCCTGCGCGAGGCGGGCGAACGGATCACCCGCCACGGCAAGTCCAGCCTGCCGCTCTACCGCGGCGACCTGGACCACATCGTGGGCTACGTCACGGCGCGCGACCTTTTCCAGCAACCCGCCTCATTGAAGGAGATCCGCCGCGACCCGCTCTTCGTGCCCGTCTCCATGAAGGCCCGCGACCTGCTGGCCGCCTTCGGCCGGGGACAATCCCGCCTGGCCGTGGTGCTGGACGAATACGGCGGCACCGCCGGTCTGCTCACCCTGGAGGACCTCCTGGAAGACGTGGTGGGAGCCATCGAGGACGAGCACGACCAGAGTCTGCGGGAATGGGTCGCGCTGGCCGACGGCCGGGCCTTCGTGCCGGGCCGCCTGCGACTGGACAGCTTCGCGGAGCGCAGCGGCATCGAGCTGGCCTCGGAGAACGCCGACACGCTGGGCGGCTGGGTGGCCGAGCAGCTGGGGCGCATTCCGGCCGAGGGCGAGTGCATCCAGCTCGATCCGCTCACCATCTGGGTGGTCTCCGCCACGCCCGCCTTTCTGCGCCAGCTCATCGTGCAGCTGCCGAGCGCTCCAACCCAGCACGACGGCGACGAGAACTGA
- the atpB gene encoding F0F1 ATP synthase subunit A, protein MSRRTGWRIRLAHTCLILGGLLAVLLVPDLVRANPAPSAAAVAPAAPGDSLAGPAAVADPHAVPAAHGSDPAADAHGAPGADGGVGGIVKGVMEHHLTDATHFELPLLPVDLHKLRIRLPFFDGLYQSTREGNPLISWMSQDPDGKAYLQVTKHLVFMSLAFVLVVVLLLAARRSAGSAAPRGVGNLVEAVIVFLRDEVILPNTGPEGRPYLPFFLTVFFFILSMNLLGLVPFGSSATGNLSVTAGLALCAFALMQVAGMRAHGVAGHFKGLLPHGVPWPVLFILAPIEFLGMFTKPFALCVRLFANMMAGHAVIAAFMGLIVVPVLALANIPVAVAIGLLELFVAFLQAYIFTMLTAIFTGAFIHQH, encoded by the coding sequence GTGAGCCGACGGACAGGGTGGCGGATTCGCCTGGCGCACACGTGCCTGATTCTCGGCGGCCTGCTGGCCGTCCTGCTGGTTCCTGACCTCGTCCGGGCCAATCCGGCGCCGTCCGCGGCAGCGGTGGCCCCGGCGGCTCCCGGCGACAGCCTGGCCGGCCCGGCTGCGGTCGCGGACCCGCACGCCGTTCCCGCGGCCCACGGTTCCGACCCGGCCGCGGACGCCCACGGCGCGCCCGGCGCCGACGGCGGCGTGGGCGGAATCGTCAAGGGCGTGATGGAGCACCATCTCACCGACGCCACCCACTTCGAATTGCCCCTGCTGCCCGTGGATCTGCACAAGCTGCGGATCCGCCTGCCCTTCTTCGACGGGCTCTACCAGTCCACGCGGGAGGGCAATCCCCTGATCAGCTGGATGTCCCAGGATCCCGACGGCAAGGCCTACCTGCAGGTCACCAAGCACCTGGTCTTCATGAGCCTGGCCTTCGTGCTGGTTGTGGTGCTGCTGCTGGCCGCCCGGCGCAGCGCCGGGTCCGCCGCGCCCCGGGGCGTGGGCAACCTGGTGGAGGCCGTGATCGTCTTCCTGCGCGACGAGGTCATCCTGCCCAACACGGGTCCCGAGGGCCGGCCCTACCTGCCTTTCTTCCTGACGGTGTTCTTTTTCATCCTGAGCATGAACCTGCTGGGTCTGGTGCCCTTCGGCAGCAGCGCCACGGGCAATCTTTCCGTCACGGCCGGGCTGGCGCTCTGCGCCTTCGCCCTGATGCAGGTGGCGGGCATGCGCGCCCACGGCGTGGCCGGGCACTTCAAGGGCCTGCTGCCCCACGGCGTGCCCTGGCCCGTGCTCTTCATCCTGGCGCCCATCGAGTTCCTGGGCATGTTCACCAAACCCTTCGCCCTCTGCGTCCGACTCTTCGCCAACATGATGGCCGGACATGCGGTGATCGCCGCCTTCATGGGCCTGATCGTCGTGCCCGTGCTGGCGCTGGCCAACATTCCCGTGGCCGTGGCCATCGGGTTGCTGGAGTTGTTCGTGGCCTTCCTGCAGGCCTACATCTTCACCATGCTGACGGCCATCTTCACCGGGGCCTTCATTCATCAACACTGA
- a CDS encoding helix-turn-helix domain-containing protein — protein MQSLSDTLEPAPGLHPPAAQAARLNRRLPPELALLETLVRLKLSPPGSRRDWARLALAQSDPPLDEDRPAMRAWLGLCLDEAAAAPEEWVEDEAPAPSRRDLERQDEADHLHRLVQRLEGQGRRQRRLLEQELLLRSSLPEDWHFHRAKWLYLAGQSEQTGALLSPLEAARRARAGGVLFHPDQLAGGALRRWLGLRRAVEMLEPARWLRLLRLLEQGRPLDLVLPPGLWMHLRPWLAFLLGGRGLAFQEHYAGSVPESQPAGPGPGGLLILHSEGLLDARWEQWALQACEAGWQLCVVRQQAGPGWEFLNRLEAGPQATEWVRRHLMAREPGARLLPLREFVRQVERHYILDVLGLHNGVKSRACERLQISRQTLYTKLNQELEGERA, from the coding sequence ATGCAGAGTCTGTCCGACACCCTGGAACCGGCCCCGGGACTCCACCCTCCGGCCGCCCAGGCCGCCCGCCTGAACCGTCGGCTTCCCCCGGAGCTCGCCCTGCTGGAGACCCTGGTCCGCCTGAAACTGTCGCCGCCCGGTTCGCGCCGGGACTGGGCGCGGCTGGCGCTGGCCCAATCGGATCCCCCGCTGGACGAGGACCGGCCCGCCATGCGGGCCTGGCTGGGCCTGTGCCTGGACGAAGCCGCCGCCGCCCCGGAGGAGTGGGTGGAGGACGAGGCGCCGGCGCCCTCCCGCCGGGATCTGGAGCGGCAGGACGAGGCGGACCACCTCCACCGGCTGGTCCAGCGCCTGGAGGGCCAGGGACGGCGGCAGCGGCGCCTGCTGGAACAAGAACTGCTGCTGCGCAGCTCACTGCCCGAGGACTGGCACTTCCACCGGGCCAAGTGGCTCTACCTGGCCGGGCAGAGCGAGCAGACCGGTGCCCTGCTTTCCCCGCTGGAGGCCGCGCGGCGGGCCCGGGCGGGCGGCGTGCTCTTCCATCCGGACCAGCTGGCCGGCGGCGCGCTGCGGCGCTGGCTTGGGCTCCGGCGGGCCGTGGAGATGCTGGAACCCGCCCGCTGGCTGCGCCTGCTGCGGCTGCTGGAGCAGGGTCGGCCGCTGGACCTGGTGCTGCCGCCCGGCCTCTGGATGCACCTGCGTCCCTGGCTGGCCTTCTTGCTGGGCGGCCGGGGCCTGGCCTTTCAGGAACACTACGCGGGCAGCGTGCCGGAGTCCCAGCCCGCCGGTCCCGGCCCGGGCGGCCTGCTCATCCTCCACAGCGAGGGGCTGCTGGATGCGCGCTGGGAGCAGTGGGCGCTCCAGGCTTGCGAGGCCGGCTGGCAGCTCTGTGTGGTCCGGCAGCAGGCCGGCCCGGGCTGGGAGTTCCTCAACCGGCTGGAAGCGGGACCGCAGGCCACCGAATGGGTGCGCCGGCACCTGATGGCGCGGGAGCCGGGCGCCCGCCTGCTGCCGCTGCGGGAGTTCGTGCGCCAGGTGGAGCGCCACTACATCCTGGACGTGCTGGGCCTGCACAACGGCGTGAAGAGCCGGGCCTGCGAGCGGTTGCAGATCTCACGCCAGACCCTCTACACCAAGTTGAACCAGGAGCTGGAAGGGGAACGGGCGTGA
- a CDS encoding M23 family metallopeptidase, protein MKNWRPVIVLLAVAALAHYSFLLVRSMREWNLQRENQLLRQQLLTASSLLRDVAAMRELARKLNVTLGPPPETSVGELARADSTPAPAGVSWGAPLSMPVAGRKSRSFERAGWPRRLDHAGLDVAALPGEPVMAAAAGRVVFRDLTQRLGFLVLVDHGNGFVTGYGHLSMALPEIGAAVRRGEVIGRVAPGAVGQGSHLHFSAQRNGIPVDPAPLLSGWTDKENEDS, encoded by the coding sequence ATGAAAAACTGGCGGCCGGTCATCGTGCTGTTGGCGGTGGCGGCCCTTGCTCACTACAGCTTTCTTCTGGTGCGCAGCATGCGGGAGTGGAACCTGCAGCGGGAGAACCAGCTCCTTCGGCAGCAGCTGCTGACCGCCAGTTCGCTGCTGCGCGACGTGGCGGCCATGCGCGAATTGGCCAGGAAATTGAACGTCACGCTGGGTCCGCCCCCGGAAACGAGCGTGGGCGAGCTGGCCCGGGCGGATTCGACCCCGGCCCCCGCCGGCGTCAGTTGGGGCGCGCCGCTGTCCATGCCCGTCGCCGGCCGCAAGAGCCGCTCCTTCGAGCGGGCGGGCTGGCCCCGGCGGCTGGACCACGCCGGCCTGGACGTGGCCGCGCTGCCCGGTGAGCCCGTGATGGCCGCCGCGGCCGGCCGCGTGGTGTTTCGGGATTTGACGCAACGCCTGGGCTTCCTGGTGCTGGTCGACCACGGGAACGGCTTCGTGACCGGATACGGACACCTGTCCATGGCCCTGCCGGAGATCGGCGCGGCGGTCCGGCGCGGGGAAGTGATCGGTCGCGTGGCGCCCGGGGCCGTGGGCCAGGGAAGTCATTTGCATTTTTCCGCACAGCGGAACGGGATTCCGGTGGATCCAGCTCCGCTGCTCAGCGGCTGGACGGATAAGGAGAACGAGGATTCATGA
- the atpG gene encoding ATP synthase F1 subunit gamma codes for MASLKQIKRRIGSVSSTQQITKAMKMIAAARLRKAQEAIVLARPYALRLQEALAGLAASQSSLAHPLLARPLAGAAPRVCYLVVTADRGLCGGFNANVIKRTQQLLAEAPAGQESKLFLVGKKGVDFYRSRTIPVVGRRAGIFNRMNFSDATSIGLELTQLFERGEVDRVVLVFNEFKSAIQQILHTDQLLPVVLEEGGPAHAPEAIFEPGPQEVLSQLLPMYVNRIVWRVLLDSFAAEQGARMTAMESATENASEMIADLTLQYNRQRQAAITQEIAEIVGGAAAIQ; via the coding sequence ATGGCAAGCCTGAAGCAGATCAAGCGGCGCATCGGCAGCGTGAGTTCCACGCAGCAGATCACCAAGGCCATGAAGATGATCGCCGCGGCGCGGCTGCGCAAGGCGCAGGAGGCCATCGTGCTGGCCCGGCCCTACGCCCTGCGCCTGCAGGAGGCCCTCGCGGGCCTGGCCGCCAGCCAGAGTTCGCTGGCCCACCCGCTGCTGGCCCGGCCCTTGGCGGGCGCGGCCCCCCGGGTCTGCTATCTGGTGGTGACCGCGGACCGCGGCCTGTGCGGCGGCTTCAACGCCAACGTGATCAAGCGCACGCAGCAGTTGCTGGCGGAGGCGCCCGCCGGCCAGGAGAGCAAACTCTTCCTGGTGGGCAAGAAGGGCGTGGACTTCTACCGCAGCCGCACCATCCCCGTGGTGGGCCGGCGCGCGGGCATCTTCAACCGGATGAACTTCAGCGACGCCACCTCCATCGGCCTGGAACTCACCCAGCTCTTCGAGCGGGGCGAGGTGGACCGCGTGGTGCTGGTCTTCAACGAGTTCAAGTCGGCCATCCAACAGATCCTGCACACGGATCAGCTGCTGCCCGTGGTCCTGGAGGAGGGCGGTCCGGCGCACGCGCCGGAGGCGATCTTCGAACCCGGCCCGCAGGAGGTGCTGAGCCAGCTGCTGCCCATGTATGTGAACCGCATCGTCTGGCGCGTCTTGCTGGATTCCTTCGCCGCCGAACAGGGGGCGCGGATGACGGCCATGGAGAGCGCCACGGAGAACGCAAGCGAAATGATCGCCGATCTCACCCTGCAGTACAACCGCCAACGGCAGGCGGCCATCACCCAGGAGATCGCGGAGATCGTCGGCGGCGCCGCGGCCATTCAATAG
- the rnc gene encoding ribonuclease III yields MSLFDWFSRPRPAPAPPAPPADGLEAGIGYVFQRPELLRQALTHRSHTGQYEGSRSASNERLEFLGDAVLDLCISHHLFLRFPEKKEGELTKLKSIIVSGPFLVQVAGEIGLGRHLRLSESEDRTGGRQRASILEDAFEALLGALYLDGGMSAAEAFVRRHILDDLDLTQASRDNRNYKSLLLELSQGRGLGNPTYHVVEEIGPDHSKYFVVDVLVGEQVLGRGSGASKKKAEQEAAREGLAALEGRRSDLAGASPHAD; encoded by the coding sequence ATGAGCCTCTTCGACTGGTTCTCCCGCCCCCGGCCCGCCCCGGCACCTCCGGCGCCCCCGGCGGATGGCCTGGAGGCCGGGATCGGCTATGTCTTCCAGCGTCCCGAGCTGCTGCGCCAGGCTCTGACCCACCGCAGCCACACGGGGCAGTACGAAGGCTCGCGCTCGGCCTCCAACGAACGGTTGGAGTTCCTGGGCGACGCCGTGCTGGACCTCTGCATCAGCCACCACCTCTTCCTGCGCTTTCCGGAGAAGAAGGAAGGGGAGCTGACCAAGCTCAAGTCGATCATCGTGTCCGGGCCCTTCCTGGTGCAGGTGGCGGGCGAGATCGGGTTGGGCCGCCACTTGCGGCTTTCCGAGTCCGAGGACCGCACGGGTGGCCGGCAGCGGGCCAGCATCCTCGAGGACGCTTTCGAGGCGCTGCTGGGCGCCCTCTACCTGGACGGCGGCATGTCGGCGGCCGAGGCCTTCGTGCGCCGGCACATCCTGGACGACCTGGATCTGACCCAGGCCAGCCGGGACAACCGCAACTACAAAAGCCTGCTGCTGGAGCTGAGTCAGGGCCGCGGTCTGGGCAATCCCACCTACCACGTGGTGGAAGAGATCGGCCCGGACCACAGCAAGTACTTCGTGGTGGACGTGCTGGTGGGCGAGCAGGTGCTGGGCCGCGGATCCGGCGCCAGCAAGAAGAAGGCCGAGCAGGAGGCCGCCCGGGAGGGCCTGGCCGCCCTGGAGGGTCGGCGCAGCGATCTGGCGGGAGCTTCCCCCCATGCAGACTGA
- the atpE gene encoding ATP synthase F0 subunit C, giving the protein METIGLIGAGIGAGLVSLGAGLGIGRIGGSAMEGIARQPEAAAKIQTAMIISAALIEGVTLFGTVVCLLAVLK; this is encoded by the coding sequence ATGGAAACCATCGGACTGATCGGCGCCGGCATCGGAGCGGGACTGGTTTCGCTGGGCGCGGGCCTGGGCATCGGCCGCATCGGCGGCAGCGCCATGGAAGGCATCGCCCGCCAGCCGGAAGCCGCGGCCAAGATCCAGACGGCCATGATCATCTCCGCCGCCCTCATCGAAGGCGTGACTCTGTTCGGCACCGTGGTCTGTCTGCTGGCCGTGCTGAAGTAG
- the atpF gene encoding F0F1 ATP synthase subunit B — MSLNHIFSVDPGSILWTIISFVLLLLVLGKLAWKPILGALEAREQGIRDDIEGARRDRQAAEQARGEYEGALGEARRQAQSILGESRERARLYEQEQLEAARIEVQKARERADEEIAQEARKVRQGLQAELVDLSLAAAEQVMRRGLRREDHEAIAREALRQAGSAL, encoded by the coding sequence ATGAGTTTGAACCACATTTTCTCCGTGGATCCGGGCTCGATCCTCTGGACGATCATCAGCTTCGTGCTGCTGCTGCTCGTGCTGGGGAAACTGGCCTGGAAGCCGATCCTCGGCGCCCTGGAGGCCCGTGAACAGGGCATCCGGGACGACATCGAGGGGGCCCGGCGCGACCGTCAGGCCGCCGAGCAGGCCCGCGGCGAATACGAAGGCGCGCTGGGCGAGGCCCGGCGCCAGGCCCAGTCCATCCTGGGCGAAAGCCGCGAGCGGGCCCGGCTCTACGAGCAGGAGCAGCTCGAGGCGGCCCGGATCGAGGTCCAGAAGGCCCGCGAGCGGGCCGACGAGGAGATCGCCCAGGAAGCCCGCAAAGTGCGGCAGGGCCTGCAGGCCGAGCTGGTGGACCTGAGCCTGGCCGCCGCCGAGCAGGTGATGCGGCGCGGGCTGCGGCGCGAAGACCACGAGGCCATCGCGCGGGAGGCCCTGCGGCAGGCGGGATCCGCCCTGTGA
- the atpH gene encoding ATP synthase F1 subunit delta, protein MSRAAVARSYGRALFEAAQEAGETPRLLTELTALESALGTELQGLLLSPRVPMDKRLAIVREIFSGASPLFLSFLVLVIRRGRAGALPEMIEAVRALDHAAAGRAVGELSSAAPLSDELKEEIRATMSRLTGTDLQLTERLDPDLLGGFVARVGDHMLDMSLRTRLEQLRRQLKAV, encoded by the coding sequence GTGAGCCGGGCCGCCGTGGCGCGCAGCTATGGCCGCGCGCTCTTCGAGGCCGCTCAGGAGGCCGGTGAGACGCCGCGCCTGCTGACGGAACTGACGGCGCTGGAGTCGGCCCTGGGGACCGAGTTGCAGGGCCTGCTGCTCTCGCCGCGCGTGCCCATGGACAAGCGCCTGGCCATCGTGCGCGAGATTTTCAGCGGCGCCAGCCCGCTCTTCCTCTCCTTTCTGGTCCTGGTCATCCGACGCGGCCGGGCGGGCGCCCTGCCCGAGATGATCGAGGCCGTGCGGGCCCTCGACCACGCGGCCGCGGGCCGGGCCGTGGGCGAGCTCAGCAGCGCGGCTCCGCTCTCCGACGAGTTGAAAGAGGAAATCCGGGCCACCATGAGCCGGCTGACGGGCACGGACCTGCAGTTGACGGAACGGCTGGATCCCGACCTGTTGGGCGGCTTCGTGGCGCGGGTGGGGGACCACATGCTGGACATGTCCCTGCGCACCCGGCTGGAGCAGTTGCGCCGCCAGTTGAAGGCCGTCTGA
- a CDS encoding polymer-forming cytoskeletal protein — MNSGTAQTILSKDAVFEGKIISKDSVRIDGRLVGEVRSEATIELGETGSVEGNVTAAHVITAGHIKGAINAREKVELKGKSRLEGDLITTRLVIEDGAQFEGMCKMGGRPSDGAASVSTPAAAAEGGEPERRGLFGSKPAGH, encoded by the coding sequence ATGAACAGCGGGACTGCGCAGACCATCCTGTCCAAGGACGCCGTCTTTGAAGGCAAGATCATTTCCAAGGATTCCGTCCGCATCGACGGCCGCCTGGTGGGCGAGGTGCGCTCCGAGGCCACCATCGAGCTGGGCGAGACGGGCTCCGTCGAAGGCAACGTCACGGCGGCCCATGTGATCACGGCCGGCCACATCAAGGGCGCCATCAACGCCCGGGAGAAGGTCGAGCTCAAGGGCAAGAGCCGGCTCGAGGGCGACCTGATCACCACCCGTCTGGTGATCGAGGACGGGGCCCAATTCGAGGGCATGTGCAAGATGGGCGGCCGCCCGTCCGACGGCGCCGCGTCCGTCTCCACGCCGGCCGCCGCCGCCGAGGGTGGCGAGCCCGAGCGGCGCGGCCTGTTCGGGTCCAAGCCCGCCGGCCACTAG
- the atpA gene encoding F0F1 ATP synthase subunit alpha, which translates to MQIRPEEITSIIRRQIADFTGSAHLEEIGEVIMVGDGIARVHGLEKVMAGELVAFPGEVFGMAMNLEEDNVGVVLFGGETTIREGDVVRRTGQVVRIPVGRALLGRVVNPLGQPIDGKGPIETAETYAVERKATGVVTRSPVKEPLQTGLKAVDSMIPIGRGQRELIIGDRQTGKTAVAVDTIINQKGKGVTCIYVAIGQKGSTIAKVVKTLQDHGALEHTIIVASTAVDPAPLQFLAPYAGAAIGEFFRDNGEHALAVYDDLTKHAWAYRQLSLLLRRPPGREAYPGDVFYLHSRLLERAARLADQMNPEMVKAGIKKPGGSLTALPIIETQAGDVSAYIPTNVISITDGQIFLESDLFYSGVRPAINVGISVSRVGGNAQTKAMKKVAGTLRLDLATYRELAAFAQFGSDLDKTTQAQLTRGSRLVELLKQDQYVPMAVQDQVLQLILGVNGLLDVLALDKVRSCADQFVEHFRTAHAADYERLRDTGLLPDDLRDVILKAGREFVQNMAG; encoded by the coding sequence ATGCAGATACGACCCGAAGAGATCACCTCGATCATCCGCCGGCAGATCGCGGACTTCACGGGGTCCGCCCACCTGGAGGAGATCGGGGAAGTGATCATGGTGGGCGACGGCATCGCCCGCGTCCACGGCCTGGAGAAGGTCATGGCCGGCGAGCTGGTCGCCTTCCCCGGCGAGGTCTTCGGCATGGCCATGAACCTGGAAGAGGACAACGTGGGCGTCGTGCTCTTCGGCGGCGAGACCACCATCCGCGAAGGGGACGTGGTGCGCCGGACCGGCCAGGTGGTGCGCATTCCCGTGGGCCGCGCCCTGCTGGGCCGCGTGGTCAACCCGCTGGGCCAGCCCATCGACGGCAAGGGGCCCATCGAGACGGCGGAGACCTACGCCGTGGAGCGCAAGGCCACGGGCGTGGTGACCCGCAGCCCGGTGAAGGAGCCCCTCCAGACCGGCCTCAAGGCCGTGGACTCGATGATCCCCATCGGCCGGGGCCAGCGCGAGCTGATCATCGGCGACCGCCAGACCGGCAAGACGGCCGTGGCCGTGGACACGATCATCAACCAGAAGGGCAAGGGCGTCACGTGCATCTACGTGGCCATCGGCCAGAAGGGCTCGACCATCGCCAAGGTGGTCAAGACCCTGCAGGACCACGGCGCCCTGGAGCACACGATCATCGTGGCCTCCACGGCCGTGGACCCCGCGCCGCTGCAGTTCCTGGCGCCCTACGCCGGCGCGGCCATCGGCGAGTTCTTCCGCGACAATGGCGAGCACGCCCTGGCCGTCTACGACGACCTGACCAAGCACGCCTGGGCCTATCGCCAGCTCTCGCTGCTGCTGCGCCGGCCGCCCGGCCGCGAGGCCTATCCGGGCGACGTGTTCTACCTGCACAGCCGCCTGCTGGAGCGCGCCGCGCGCCTGGCCGACCAGATGAACCCGGAGATGGTGAAGGCCGGCATCAAGAAGCCCGGCGGCTCGCTGACGGCCCTGCCGATCATCGAGACCCAGGCCGGCGACGTCTCGGCCTACATCCCCACCAACGTGATTTCCATCACGGACGGCCAGATCTTCCTGGAGAGCGACCTGTTCTACAGCGGTGTGCGGCCGGCCATCAACGTGGGCATCAGCGTCAGCCGCGTGGGCGGCAACGCCCAGACCAAGGCCATGAAGAAGGTGGCCGGCACCCTGCGGCTGGACCTGGCGACCTACCGCGAACTGGCGGCCTTCGCCCAATTCGGCAGCGACCTGGACAAGACCACCCAGGCCCAGCTCACGCGGGGCAGCCGCCTGGTGGAGCTGCTCAAGCAGGACCAGTACGTGCCCATGGCCGTGCAGGACCAGGTACTGCAGTTGATCCTGGGCGTCAACGGCCTGCTGGACGTGCTCGCGCTGGACAAGGTGCGCAGCTGCGCGGACCAGTTCGTCGAGCACTTCCGCACGGCCCACGCTGCGGACTACGAGCGCCTGCGCGACACGGGCCTGCTGCCCGACGACCTGCGGGACGTGATTCTCAAGGCGGGTCGGGAGTTCGTGCAGAACATGGCGGGCTAA
- a CDS encoding YigZ family protein, with protein MQTDGSSDEYPAPVAPAEHEERIERSRFLALLRPVTEPAQVAEFLDSLRKEHHKATHHCSAWRCGPPGASPRWGAADDGEPSGSAGLPILKAIEGSGLSDVAVVVVRWFGGVKLGTGGLVRAYGGVAAQVLAACPRRTVVCRLPLFARFPLPLMTQVRRLTALHGAVETRLQRTHELCLDLQVPASRLAELEQALGRLFQGKGDVWRS; from the coding sequence ATGCAGACTGACGGCTCCTCCGACGAGTACCCGGCTCCCGTGGCGCCCGCCGAGCACGAGGAGCGCATCGAACGATCGCGCTTCCTGGCCCTGCTGCGGCCGGTGACGGAACCCGCGCAGGTGGCGGAGTTCCTGGATTCCCTGCGCAAGGAGCACCACAAGGCCACGCACCACTGCAGCGCCTGGCGCTGCGGGCCGCCCGGCGCGTCGCCGCGCTGGGGGGCGGCCGACGACGGCGAACCCTCGGGCTCCGCCGGTCTTCCCATCCTCAAGGCCATCGAGGGCAGCGGACTCTCCGACGTGGCGGTGGTGGTGGTTCGCTGGTTCGGCGGAGTCAAGCTGGGGACCGGGGGCTTGGTCCGGGCCTACGGCGGCGTGGCCGCGCAGGTCTTGGCAGCCTGTCCGCGCCGGACCGTGGTCTGCCGCTTGCCGCTCTTCGCACGCTTTCCCCTGCCGTTGATGACCCAGGTGCGCCGCCTGACGGCCCTGCACGGGGCCGTGGAGACCCGCCTGCAGCGCACGCACGAACTCTGCCTGGACCTCCAGGTGCCGGCCAGCCGCCTGGCGGAGCTGGAGCAGGCCCTGGGCCGCCTCTTCCAGGGCAAGGGGGACGTGTGGAGATCCTGA